The proteins below come from a single Dermatophilaceae bacterium Soc4.6 genomic window:
- the recC gene encoding exodeoxyribonuclease V subunit gamma — MPLHVHIGDRTDRLADQLGDLLADVGDDPFASELVVVPAKGVERWLSQRLSHRLGAGARGTDGVCAGVDFRSPRSLVATLTGTERSDPWDPERLVWPVLAAIDASLGEPWCRALASHLGEGRQGQERDLRRGRRWSVARRLAGLLAAYAVQRPTLLQGWSEGRDDDGAGAHLPDDLRWQAPLWRAVQARVEAPAPHERHVRTIAAIVGGSPLDLPHRLSLFGHTRLPVSEVELLRAVGEVREVHLWLPTPSPALWERLGPHVASGAVARTADESAVLVSHPLLSSLGRDTRELRRSLSVVEGGGGVGGGGVSTTVLEPSSSPDTLLGWLQDDLRHDREPSSTTRSDRVVVAGDRSVQVHAAHGTARQVEVLRDVLVGLLADDPTLEPRDIVVMCPDIDTYAPLFHAAFGLAGVLEPGEGGHPAHRLRLRLADRGTALTNPFLALAAAVLDLAAGRATLSGVLALAGSAPVRHRWALGDDDLDTLASWAADSGVRWGLTAALRSDYGLSTVGDNTWRAGTDRLLTGVAVAESGSLVAGVLPLDDVSSAQVELVGRAAELVDRVEAAVEQLRASTGLGEWLEVLREGVLGLGSAAPQDAWQVAQFERELSAVLDAGTGGPGADEPQLALSDLRALLDDRTGARPTRASFRTGSLTVCTMVPMRSVPHRVVALVGLDDGFFPRATGTDGDDVLARSPLTGERDARSEDRQLMLDAVLAATEALVVTYSGADEVSGQPRPPAVPLGELLDALDTTATTPDGVAVQQRVVVHHPLQPYDPRALTPGGLVGSAPFTFDRAALAGAEVSAVLAAQQAGTPSGERRARRGLLDHRLPPLLEQDVTLSDLQDVLAHPARAFLRQRLDIAVPREDHEPSDAIPLELDSLQKWAVGDRLLKRLLDGADPGSVFDAEQRRGQLPPGDLSEALFMEVAGRSAALAQGTADIRLTPSRSLDIDVTLPDGRRLTGVVAGARGHRLVRVHYSALAAKHRLASWLDLLAVAVTHPEQPWTVATVGWRGGRDQRPQASELRAPQDALDVLVELVDLRDRAMREPLPMAVKTSAAWAEAAVRRRPAEYGARREWETAADAMVPGEQDDAAHVLVHGSRLPFDDVKNAGAGAAGLDERWNDQPSRLGRLAVRLWEPLLRHERTWLL; from the coding sequence GCGCTGGCTGAGCCAGCGGTTGTCGCACCGGCTCGGCGCGGGCGCGCGCGGCACCGACGGGGTCTGCGCGGGCGTCGACTTCCGCAGCCCACGCTCCCTGGTGGCAACTCTGACCGGGACCGAGCGCTCCGACCCGTGGGACCCCGAGCGGCTCGTGTGGCCGGTGCTCGCCGCGATCGACGCCTCTCTCGGTGAGCCGTGGTGCCGGGCCCTGGCCTCGCACCTCGGTGAGGGACGGCAGGGTCAGGAGCGCGACCTGCGCCGTGGCCGTCGCTGGTCCGTGGCCCGTCGGCTGGCCGGCCTCCTCGCCGCCTACGCCGTGCAGCGGCCGACGCTGCTGCAGGGGTGGAGCGAGGGACGCGACGACGACGGCGCCGGCGCCCACCTGCCCGACGACCTGCGCTGGCAGGCCCCGCTCTGGCGGGCGGTGCAGGCCCGGGTCGAGGCACCTGCCCCGCACGAGCGCCACGTGCGCACGATCGCCGCGATCGTCGGGGGGAGCCCGCTCGACCTGCCGCACCGGCTCTCGCTCTTCGGCCACACGCGGCTGCCGGTCAGCGAGGTCGAGCTGCTGCGCGCCGTCGGTGAGGTGCGCGAGGTCCACCTCTGGCTGCCGACACCCTCGCCGGCCCTCTGGGAGCGGCTCGGGCCGCACGTGGCGTCGGGCGCCGTCGCGCGCACCGCCGACGAGTCGGCGGTGCTGGTGTCGCACCCGTTGCTTTCGTCGCTCGGGCGCGACACCCGAGAGCTGCGGCGCTCGCTCTCCGTCGTCGAGGGGGGAGGCGGGGTCGGCGGGGGAGGGGTCTCGACGACCGTGCTCGAGCCGTCGTCGTCGCCGGACACCCTCCTCGGATGGCTCCAGGACGACCTGCGGCACGACCGCGAGCCCTCGTCCACGACCCGGTCGGACCGGGTCGTCGTCGCTGGCGACCGGTCGGTCCAGGTGCACGCCGCCCATGGCACGGCGCGCCAGGTCGAGGTGCTGCGCGACGTGCTCGTCGGCCTGCTCGCCGACGACCCGACGCTCGAGCCGCGAGACATCGTCGTCATGTGCCCCGACATCGACACCTACGCCCCGCTCTTCCACGCCGCCTTCGGTCTCGCAGGGGTGCTCGAGCCCGGCGAAGGGGGTCACCCGGCCCACCGGCTGCGGCTGAGGCTCGCCGACCGGGGCACGGCGCTGACCAATCCCTTCCTCGCCCTCGCGGCGGCCGTGCTCGACCTCGCGGCCGGGCGAGCCACCCTCAGCGGGGTCCTCGCCCTCGCCGGGAGCGCCCCGGTGCGCCATCGGTGGGCCCTCGGTGACGACGACCTCGACACGCTGGCCTCGTGGGCCGCTGACTCGGGGGTGCGGTGGGGGCTCACCGCCGCGCTGCGCAGCGACTACGGGCTGTCCACCGTCGGCGACAACACCTGGCGCGCGGGCACCGACCGGCTGCTCACCGGTGTCGCGGTCGCCGAGAGCGGCTCCCTCGTCGCGGGGGTGCTGCCACTCGACGACGTCTCGAGCGCCCAGGTCGAGCTGGTCGGCCGGGCCGCCGAGCTGGTGGACCGCGTCGAGGCCGCCGTCGAGCAGCTGCGCGCGTCCACGGGTCTCGGCGAGTGGCTCGAGGTCCTGCGCGAGGGGGTCCTCGGCCTGGGCTCCGCCGCACCTCAGGATGCCTGGCAGGTCGCGCAGTTCGAGCGCGAGCTGAGCGCGGTGCTCGACGCCGGCACCGGTGGGCCGGGGGCCGACGAGCCGCAGCTGGCCCTCAGCGACCTCCGGGCCCTGCTCGACGACCGGACCGGCGCCCGCCCCACCCGGGCGAGCTTCCGCACGGGGTCCCTCACGGTCTGCACCATGGTGCCGATGCGTTCGGTGCCGCATCGCGTCGTCGCCCTCGTCGGTCTCGACGACGGGTTCTTCCCCCGCGCGACGGGCACGGACGGCGACGACGTGCTGGCCCGCTCACCGTTGACCGGTGAGCGCGACGCCCGCAGCGAGGACCGGCAGCTCATGCTCGACGCCGTCCTCGCCGCCACCGAGGCGCTCGTCGTCACCTACTCCGGAGCCGATGAGGTCAGCGGCCAACCGCGGCCGCCCGCCGTGCCGCTCGGTGAGCTGCTCGACGCCCTCGACACGACCGCGACCACGCCGGACGGCGTGGCCGTGCAGCAGAGGGTCGTCGTGCACCATCCCCTGCAGCCCTACGACCCCCGCGCCCTGACCCCCGGCGGCCTCGTCGGCTCCGCACCCTTCACCTTCGACCGGGCCGCGCTCGCCGGCGCCGAGGTCAGCGCCGTCCTCGCCGCCCAGCAGGCCGGCACGCCCTCGGGCGAGCGTCGAGCGCGCAGGGGCCTGCTCGACCACCGGCTGCCCCCACTGCTCGAGCAGGACGTCACCCTCTCCGACCTGCAGGACGTGCTCGCCCACCCGGCCAGGGCGTTCCTGCGCCAGCGCCTCGACATCGCTGTTCCCCGCGAGGACCACGAGCCCTCGGACGCGATCCCCCTCGAGCTCGACAGCCTGCAGAAGTGGGCGGTGGGCGACCGTCTGCTGAAGCGGCTGCTCGACGGGGCCGACCCCGGCTCGGTCTTCGACGCCGAGCAGCGACGGGGTCAGCTCCCCCCGGGCGACCTGTCCGAGGCTCTCTTCATGGAGGTCGCGGGCCGGTCGGCCGCACTGGCGCAGGGCACCGCCGACATCCGGCTCACCCCATCGCGCAGCCTCGACATCGACGTGACCCTGCCCGACGGGCGACGGCTCACCGGTGTCGTCGCCGGTGCCCGTGGCCACCGCCTCGTGCGGGTCCACTACTCGGCGCTGGCCGCGAAGCACCGACTGGCCTCCTGGCTCGACCTGCTGGCCGTCGCGGTCACCCATCCCGAGCAGCCGTGGACCGTCGCCACCGTCGGGTGGCGCGGAGGGCGGGACCAACGCCCCCAGGCCAGCGAGCTGCGCGCGCCGCAGGACGCCCTCGACGTGCTGGTCGAGCTGGTCGACCTGCGTGACCGCGCGATGCGAGAGCCGCTGCCGATGGCCGTCAAGACCTCCGCGGCCTGGGCCGAGGCCGCCGTCAGACGGCGTCCCGCGGAGTACGGCGCCAGGCGAGAGTGGGAGACCGCGGCTGACGCGATGGTGCCGGGCGAGCAGGACGACGCGGCGCACGTGCTCGTGCACGGGTCACGCTTGCCCTTCGACGACGTCAAGAACGCCGGGGCCGGGGCCGCCGGTCTCGACGAGCGATGGAACGACCAGCCCTCACGACTCGGACGTCTCGCCGTCCGCCTGTGGGAGCCCCTGCTGCGGCACGAGCGGACGTGGTTGCTGTGA
- a CDS encoding UvrD-helicase domain-containing protein, with product MVAVTAHPPLDLPTFDITDGLPTTGTTLLEASAGTGKTWTIASLVTRYVADGHCLLGQMLVVTFGRAASQELRQRVREQLVEASRVLSAPDRRALLPEALPRGIRPLLPVLLEGDDEQLDLRLRRLRTALADVDSATIATTHQFCHQVLDGLGIAGDTDAHARLVDDLDDLLVEVVDDLVLADHTAGPGRAAGEPAGARSLTRGEALTLAREVVSDPQARLEPAQADPATPVGARVAFARRVRAEIDRRKRRLGVLGYDDLLSQLADALADEQAPARQRMRERWHVVLVDEFQDTDPVQWQVLDRAFSGHATMVLIGDPKQAVYAFRGGDIVTYLAAADTASQSRTLGTNQRSDAALLSGLQTVLRGAALGDGRIVVREVSAAHGESRLRGAPSAAPFRLRILDRYSMGLDPGKTASVAELREEVAKDLAADVATLLAAGATFDDRALLPRDVAILCRTAAQCRVVQAALESVGVRCVYTGAGSVFRPDATGRPAEAAAAWLTLLEAMEQPHRSNRVRAAALTPFLGHTVDDLDAEGEQLTDRVADTVRDWAVLLRARGVAAVLEVASARGGLASRVLAHPGGERLMTDLRHAGEALHTAVRRDGLGLPGLIGWLRQQMSDEHVAVASERARRLDSDASAVQVMTIHVSKGLQFPVVYLPGQSDLYAGGTPRTLRYHDDDGIRCLDVGGDPTLDVVERVRREELAEELRVLYVGLTRAQSQVVAWWFPSARNTTASPLHRVLFGRGPGEAQVPDQAAVPDDRTVVLRAREWQSLGGPVVEPARPGVAPSPPAGAGGATLGVRTLQRDIDHGWTRTSYTGLTTAAESAGVPDPLGPTSEPESVPRDDEPEIVTRPVEHEETMRSPMADLPVGATFGSLVHAVLEHADPAATEHGGDWRAELAHHVREQLVRWPVTLDPAVLVDALVAVNDTPLGPLAATTLRQVSRGDRLCELDFELPLSGGDDRDAAHTAQPVTLRDLAPLMRRHLAADDPLAPYADVVDDAAYGLDLRGYLNGSLDLVLRVGGRYLVADYKTNWLGDLDEVGRDAPRLDAQDYAPDRLATAMGHSSYPLQALLYAVVLHRFLRWRVRGYDPAHHLGGVLYLYVRGMCGPQTPLVDGHPCGVFSWRPPVALVEGLSDLLDGVAPGPDGELS from the coding sequence GTGGTTGCTGTGACGGCCCACCCTCCGCTCGACCTGCCGACCTTCGACATCACCGACGGCCTGCCCACCACGGGCACGACGCTGCTCGAGGCCAGTGCCGGCACCGGCAAGACGTGGACGATCGCCTCGCTCGTCACCCGCTACGTCGCCGACGGGCACTGCCTGCTCGGGCAGATGCTCGTCGTCACCTTCGGTCGGGCGGCCAGCCAGGAGCTGCGCCAGCGGGTGCGCGAGCAGCTCGTCGAGGCCTCGCGGGTGCTGTCCGCGCCCGACCGGCGAGCGCTGTTGCCCGAGGCCCTGCCCCGCGGCATACGGCCGCTGCTGCCTGTCCTGCTCGAGGGTGACGACGAGCAGCTCGACCTGCGGCTGCGCCGTCTGCGCACCGCGCTGGCCGACGTCGACTCCGCCACGATCGCCACGACCCACCAGTTCTGCCACCAGGTGCTCGACGGGCTCGGCATCGCCGGCGACACCGATGCGCATGCCCGCCTGGTCGACGATCTCGACGACCTGCTCGTGGAGGTGGTCGACGACCTCGTCCTCGCCGACCACACGGCGGGTCCCGGTCGTGCTGCGGGTGAACCGGCGGGGGCCCGGTCGCTCACGAGGGGGGAGGCGCTCACCCTCGCCCGTGAGGTCGTCAGCGACCCGCAGGCCCGGCTCGAGCCCGCGCAGGCCGACCCGGCGACCCCCGTCGGAGCGCGCGTCGCGTTCGCCCGGCGGGTGCGCGCCGAGATCGACCGCCGCAAGCGACGGCTCGGGGTGCTCGGCTACGACGACCTGCTCAGCCAGCTTGCCGACGCGCTCGCCGACGAGCAGGCCCCGGCCCGGCAGCGGATGCGCGAGCGATGGCACGTGGTGCTCGTCGACGAGTTCCAGGACACCGACCCGGTGCAGTGGCAGGTGCTCGACCGGGCCTTCAGCGGCCACGCGACGATGGTGCTGATCGGTGACCCGAAGCAGGCGGTCTACGCCTTCCGCGGTGGCGACATCGTCACCTACCTCGCGGCCGCCGACACGGCCTCGCAGTCGCGCACGCTCGGCACCAACCAGCGCAGCGACGCGGCCCTCCTCTCCGGCCTACAGACCGTGCTCAGGGGTGCCGCGCTCGGCGACGGGCGGATCGTGGTCCGCGAGGTCTCCGCCGCCCACGGCGAGAGCCGTCTGCGGGGGGCCCCGTCCGCCGCTCCCTTCCGTCTGCGGATCCTCGACCGCTACTCCATGGGTCTCGACCCCGGCAAGACGGCATCGGTGGCCGAGCTGCGCGAGGAGGTCGCCAAGGACCTCGCGGCCGACGTCGCGACCCTCCTGGCCGCGGGCGCGACCTTCGACGACCGGGCGCTGCTGCCGCGCGATGTCGCGATCCTCTGCCGCACCGCCGCCCAGTGCCGGGTCGTGCAGGCGGCCCTCGAGTCGGTCGGGGTGCGGTGCGTCTACACCGGTGCCGGGTCGGTCTTCCGTCCCGACGCCACCGGTCGCCCCGCCGAGGCGGCGGCGGCCTGGCTCACCCTGCTCGAGGCGATGGAGCAGCCACACCGCAGCAACCGGGTCCGCGCCGCCGCGCTGACGCCGTTCCTCGGCCACACGGTCGACGACCTCGACGCCGAGGGGGAGCAGCTCACCGACCGGGTCGCCGACACCGTGCGTGACTGGGCCGTGCTCCTGCGGGCTCGGGGTGTGGCCGCGGTCCTCGAGGTGGCCTCGGCCCGTGGCGGCCTGGCCTCCCGCGTGCTGGCCCACCCCGGGGGCGAGCGGCTGATGACCGACCTGCGGCACGCGGGCGAAGCGCTCCACACGGCCGTTCGACGCGATGGTCTGGGTCTGCCGGGCCTCATCGGCTGGCTGCGCCAGCAGATGTCCGACGAGCACGTCGCCGTCGCCTCCGAGCGGGCCCGGCGCCTCGACTCCGACGCCTCGGCCGTGCAGGTGATGACCATCCACGTGAGCAAGGGCCTGCAGTTCCCCGTGGTCTACCTGCCGGGCCAGAGCGACCTCTATGCCGGGGGCACCCCCCGCACCCTGCGCTACCACGACGACGACGGCATCCGCTGCCTCGACGTCGGCGGCGACCCGACGCTCGACGTCGTGGAGCGGGTGCGCCGCGAAGAGCTCGCCGAGGAGCTGCGGGTCCTCTACGTCGGCCTGACACGGGCCCAGTCGCAGGTCGTCGCCTGGTGGTTCCCGAGCGCCCGCAACACCACGGCCTCGCCGCTGCACCGGGTGCTCTTCGGCCGAGGACCGGGGGAGGCGCAGGTGCCTGACCAGGCAGCCGTCCCCGACGACCGCACCGTCGTCCTGCGGGCTCGCGAGTGGCAGTCGCTGGGCGGGCCGGTCGTCGAGCCTGCGAGGCCCGGGGTGGCCCCGTCCCCACCGGCAGGGGCAGGCGGCGCGACGCTCGGTGTGCGCACCCTCCAGCGCGACATCGACCACGGGTGGACCCGCACGTCCTACACCGGGCTCACCACGGCGGCCGAGTCGGCCGGTGTGCCGGACCCGCTCGGCCCGACCAGCGAGCCCGAGAGCGTCCCGCGCGACGACGAGCCCGAGATCGTGACCAGACCGGTCGAGCACGAGGAGACGATGCGCTCGCCGATGGCCGACCTACCCGTCGGGGCGACCTTCGGCTCGCTCGTCCACGCCGTGCTCGAGCACGCGGATCCCGCAGCCACCGAGCACGGCGGTGACTGGCGGGCCGAGCTGGCCCACCACGTGCGCGAGCAGCTGGTGCGATGGCCCGTGACCCTCGACCCGGCGGTCCTCGTCGACGCCCTCGTCGCCGTCAACGACACCCCGCTGGGGCCGCTGGCGGCCACGACGCTGCGTCAGGTGAGCAGGGGCGACCGGCTGTGCGAGCTCGACTTCGAGCTCCCGCTCTCGGGTGGTGACGACCGCGACGCCGCGCATACGGCGCAGCCGGTGACGCTGCGGGACCTCGCCCCGCTGATGCGCCGGCACCTCGCCGCCGACGACCCGCTCGCGCCCTACGCCGACGTCGTCGACGACGCGGCCTACGGGCTCGACCTGCGCGGCTACCTCAACGGCTCGCTCGACCTCGTGCTGCGGGTCGGTGGGCGATACCTCGTGGCCGACTACAAGACCAACTGGCTGGGCGACCTCGACGAGGTCGGCCGGGACGCGCCCCGCCTCGATGCGCAGGACTATGCGCCCGATCGGCTGGCGACGGCGATGGGCCACTCGAGCTACCCCCTGCAGGCGCTGCTCTACGCCGTGGTCCTGCACCGCTTCCTGCGGTGGCGGGTCCGCGGCTACGACCCGGCCCACCACCTCGGTGGCGTGCTCTACCTCTACGTGCGGGGCATGTGCGGTCCGCAGACCCCCCTGGTCGACGGACACCCCTGCGGGGTGTTCTCGTGGCGTCCTCCCGTCGCGCTGGTCGAGGGGCTGTCCGACCTGCTCGACGGGGTCGCGCCGGGCCCGGACGGAGAGCTGTCGTGA
- the recD gene encoding exodeoxyribonuclease V subunit alpha, with product MSAPASGPATAGDPFDRRLARRATGLLRAANEAGVLEASDVHVAARLGEVTGERLEAVLLAVALAVRAVRQGSVCVDLGSVDLPVADQAPDADSGTDTTRPGSTSSSRGGGPVWPDREGWTDLVASSVVVAAGAVRVDAGLVYLERYWREEVQVDDDLSRRRALPSPTVDAARLGAALDAHFPVAVSPHEPSGSPMATDPAQPGAPDYREQRAAAELAARHGTTVITGGPGTGKTTTVARLLGTLLDLDGPPAGSPVGPVDGPLGATRPGRAPRVALAAPTGKAAARMTQALRDAVARPDFPATHRAVLDGLSATTLHRLLGWRPGSHTRFRHHGGNPLPHDVVVVDETSMVSLTLMARLLEALRPQARLVLVGDADQLASVDAGAVLHDLVEGLDALTSLGGEPTVARLGRSHRYGDAIGDLAQAIRHGDVEATLEALAASPAARLVEPGAADAEVLAGARQLARAGRAGDPVAALVALERHRLLTAHRVGEYGVAHWNRRVERWLREEGLAGPLGAERTAGEPFLVTANDYGLGLFNGDTGVVVRGEDGLLVARVADGTPQGRAMAVSRLAEVETAYAMTVHRSQGSQFDAVTVILPPADSPLLTRELLYTAVTRAQSRVTVVGTPEEVRAAVERPAQRASGLARRLAGGSRLSGRESG from the coding sequence GTGAGCGCCCCCGCGTCCGGGCCGGCGACCGCCGGCGACCCCTTCGACCGTCGACTCGCGCGTCGCGCCACCGGTCTGCTGCGCGCCGCGAACGAGGCCGGTGTGCTCGAGGCGTCCGACGTCCACGTCGCGGCCCGACTCGGCGAGGTGACCGGTGAGCGCCTGGAGGCGGTGCTGCTCGCCGTCGCCCTCGCGGTGCGTGCCGTCCGCCAGGGCTCGGTCTGCGTCGACCTGGGCTCGGTCGACCTCCCGGTCGCCGATCAGGCGCCGGACGCGGACTCGGGGACCGACACGACGCGCCCGGGATCGACGTCGTCCTCCAGGGGTGGCGGGCCCGTCTGGCCCGACCGTGAGGGCTGGACCGACCTCGTCGCCTCCAGTGTCGTCGTGGCCGCCGGGGCGGTCCGGGTGGACGCGGGCCTCGTCTATCTCGAGCGCTACTGGCGCGAGGAGGTGCAGGTCGACGACGACCTGAGCCGTCGCCGTGCCCTCCCGTCCCCGACGGTCGACGCCGCTCGGCTCGGCGCGGCGCTCGACGCGCACTTCCCCGTGGCCGTGTCGCCGCACGAGCCGTCCGGCTCGCCGATGGCGACCGACCCGGCTCAGCCCGGGGCCCCCGACTACCGCGAGCAGCGGGCTGCCGCCGAGCTCGCCGCCCGCCACGGCACCACCGTCATCACCGGCGGCCCCGGCACCGGCAAGACGACGACGGTCGCGCGGCTGCTCGGCACCCTGCTCGACCTCGACGGGCCCCCCGCCGGGTCCCCTGTCGGACCCGTCGACGGACCTCTCGGTGCCACCCGGCCCGGGCGGGCCCCGCGGGTGGCCCTCGCCGCTCCTACGGGCAAGGCGGCCGCCCGGATGACACAGGCGTTGCGCGACGCCGTCGCCCGCCCCGACTTCCCGGCCACCCACCGAGCCGTCCTCGACGGGCTCTCCGCCACGACCCTCCACCGGCTCCTCGGGTGGCGGCCCGGCTCGCACACCCGCTTCAGACACCACGGGGGCAACCCGCTTCCGCACGACGTGGTGGTCGTCGACGAGACGTCGATGGTCTCGCTCACCCTGATGGCTCGCCTGCTCGAGGCGCTGCGGCCACAGGCCCGTCTGGTTCTGGTCGGCGACGCCGACCAGCTCGCCTCGGTCGACGCTGGGGCCGTGCTGCACGATCTCGTCGAGGGGCTCGATGCCCTGACGAGCCTCGGGGGCGAGCCGACCGTGGCTCGGCTCGGGCGATCCCACCGCTACGGCGACGCCATCGGCGACCTCGCGCAGGCCATCCGGCACGGTGATGTCGAAGCGACCCTCGAGGCCCTCGCGGCGTCACCCGCGGCCCGTCTGGTCGAGCCCGGAGCCGCCGACGCCGAGGTGCTCGCCGGCGCGCGACAGCTCGCCCGCGCGGGGCGGGCCGGCGACCCGGTCGCAGCCCTCGTGGCCCTGGAACGGCACCGACTCCTCACAGCGCACCGGGTGGGTGAGTACGGCGTCGCGCACTGGAACCGCCGGGTCGAGCGCTGGCTGCGTGAGGAAGGCCTCGCCGGCCCGCTCGGAGCCGAGCGCACGGCCGGCGAGCCGTTCCTCGTGACGGCCAACGACTACGGCCTGGGCCTGTTCAACGGCGACACCGGCGTCGTCGTCCGCGGCGAGGACGGTCTCCTCGTCGCTCGCGTGGCTGACGGCACCCCGCAGGGGCGGGCGATGGCGGTGAGCCGTCTGGCCGAGGTCGAGACCGCGTATGCCATGACGGTGCACCGCAGCCAGGGCAGCCAGTTCGACGCGGTGACGGTGATCCTGCCGCCTGCCGACTCACCGCTGCTCACCCGCGAGCTGCTCTACACCGCGGTGACGAGGGCCCAGTCACGGGTGACGGTGGTCGGCACCCCGGAGGAGGTGCGAGCGGCGGTCGAGCGCCCGGCCCAACGGGCGAGCGGGTTGGCCCGACGCCTGGCGGGAGGCAGCCGGCTCAGCGGTCGGGAGAGCGGCTGA
- a CDS encoding PfkB family carbohydrate kinase, producing MSGYDPLASHRTGDGPRFDVLLAGTVFLDIIFTGLAALPVGGTEVWADGMGSCPGGIANLAIASSRLGLRTSLAATFGDDDYADFCWRTLSEQEGVDLSRSQRIADWHSPVTVSMSIDRDRGMVTHGHAPPMSSTQLIGRPPLTRSVLVDLAEAFGDGSDDDGPSWVEMAADDGALVFGDIGWDATGSWSPRVLDRLAHCHAFLPNAVEAMAYTRADTPHDALYDLADRVPLAVVTLGPGGAIAIDGTTGEEASVPALRVPALDPTGAGDVFAASLVLGTLSGWALTERLAFATLCSSLAVQQFGGSLAAPGWGDIADWWHGIRDEPATTSYAAAVRRRFAFLDGILPDDATLATGAAVRRAAATIARQADVGGP from the coding sequence GTGAGCGGATACGACCCCTTGGCATCGCACCGCACCGGCGACGGGCCGAGGTTCGACGTGCTCCTCGCGGGCACGGTCTTCCTCGACATCATCTTCACCGGGCTCGCCGCACTGCCCGTGGGGGGGACCGAGGTGTGGGCCGACGGGATGGGCTCCTGCCCGGGAGGCATCGCCAACCTCGCGATCGCTTCCAGCCGGCTCGGGTTGCGCACGTCCCTGGCGGCCACCTTCGGTGACGACGACTACGCCGACTTCTGCTGGCGGACCCTCTCGGAGCAGGAGGGGGTCGACCTCTCCCGCTCGCAGCGGATCGCCGACTGGCACTCGCCGGTGACGGTCTCGATGAGCATCGACCGCGACCGCGGGATGGTCACCCACGGTCACGCACCCCCGATGTCGTCCACCCAGCTGATCGGCCGCCCGCCCCTGACCCGCAGCGTGCTCGTCGACCTCGCCGAGGCCTTCGGCGACGGGTCCGACGACGACGGCCCCTCGTGGGTCGAGATGGCCGCGGACGACGGTGCGCTCGTCTTCGGGGACATCGGCTGGGACGCCACGGGGTCCTGGTCGCCCCGAGTGCTCGACCGGCTCGCCCACTGCCACGCCTTCCTGCCCAACGCCGTCGAGGCGATGGCCTACACCCGGGCCGACACGCCGCACGACGCGCTCTACGACCTCGCCGACCGCGTGCCGCTCGCTGTGGTCACCCTCGGCCCCGGTGGAGCCATCGCGATCGACGGCACCACGGGGGAGGAGGCGTCGGTGCCGGCGCTGCGGGTGCCGGCCCTCGACCCCACCGGCGCCGGTGACGTGTTCGCCGCATCGCTCGTGCTCGGCACCCTGAGCGGCTGGGCCCTGACCGAACGGCTGGCCTTCGCGACCCTGTGCTCGTCGCTCGCCGTGCAGCAGTTCGGTGGTTCGCTCGCGGCACCCGGCTGGGGCGACATCGCCGACTGGTGGCACGGCATCCGGGACGAGCCCGCGACGACGTCGTATGCCGCGGCCGTCCGTCGCCGCTTCGCCTTCCTCGACGGGATCCTGCCCGACGACGCGACCCTCGCGACCGGAGCCGCGGTCCGGCGCGCCGCGGCGACCATCGCGCGTCAGGCCGACGTCGGCGGGCCCTGA
- a CDS encoding NUDIX hydrolase, giving the protein MRPATGPRRELTDGAVVLRERDDEDPAMVSFVVVVGSNDDSQPGQAAGVVGVRTTDPGVGDLSWELTEPHRGRGFGSRAVRLLVDWALTHEGQGGLGLVRVRARVGTGNAPALRVATRSGLMREGVERVPRGTGVDPASTEQVLLGRLATDVPLSDPTSFRTLLNSFLPRKRGIAQMLVRDEAGRVLMCQLTYKRDWDLPGGVVEVGESPRLAVSRELEEELGLTIEAGDLLLTDWLPPWGGWDDALCLVFDGGVQPGDVVTRIVKQEREIRDAQFLDPQQVRERATDFTARRVAAALEGGRGYTESGH; this is encoded by the coding sequence GTGCGACCAGCCACCGGCCCCCGGCGCGAGCTCACGGACGGCGCCGTCGTGCTGCGAGAGCGCGATGACGAGGACCCGGCGATGGTCTCCTTCGTCGTCGTCGTGGGCAGCAACGACGACTCCCAGCCCGGTCAGGCCGCGGGCGTGGTGGGCGTCCGCACCACCGACCCCGGCGTCGGCGACCTCTCGTGGGAGCTCACCGAGCCGCACCGTGGGCGCGGCTTCGGCAGCCGGGCCGTGCGCCTGCTCGTCGACTGGGCGCTGACGCACGAAGGCCAGGGCGGGCTCGGCCTGGTGAGGGTCAGGGCCAGGGTCGGCACCGGCAACGCGCCCGCCCTGCGGGTGGCGACCCGGTCGGGGCTGATGCGCGAGGGCGTCGAACGGGTGCCCCGGGGCACGGGGGTCGACCCGGCGAGCACCGAGCAGGTGCTGCTCGGTCGCCTTGCCACCGACGTGCCGCTCAGCGACCCGACGAGCTTCCGCACCCTGCTGAACTCCTTCCTGCCGCGCAAGCGGGGCATCGCCCAGATGCTCGTGCGTGACGAGGCCGGGCGCGTGCTGATGTGCCAGCTGACCTACAAGCGCGACTGGGACCTGCCGGGTGGGGTCGTCGAGGTGGGCGAGTCACCCCGGCTGGCGGTCTCTCGTGAGCTCGAGGAGGAGCTCGGCCTGACGATCGAGGCCGGCGACCTCCTGCTCACCGACTGGCTGCCCCCGTGGGGCGGCTGGGACGACGCCCTGTGCCTCGTCTTCGACGGCGGGGTTCAGCCGGGCGACGTGGTGACACGGATCGTCAAGCAGGAGCGCGAGATCCGCGACGCGCAGTTCCTCGACCCGCAGCAGGTGCGCGAGCGCGCCACCGACTTCACCGCCCGCCGCGTGGCGGCCGCCCTCGAGGGTGGCCGCGGCTACACCGAGTCCGGTCACTGA